Proteins from a genomic interval of Papaver somniferum cultivar HN1 chromosome 4, ASM357369v1, whole genome shotgun sequence:
- the LOC113275098 gene encoding uncharacterized protein LOC113275098, giving the protein MAQTWLIKVKAKLSNRIDAAKTNTSPTNGGNNKMMTMMLARKKSHHIGVLAFEIASLMSKLLQLWQSLSDKNIYRLRHDSISIEGVRKIVSNDEAFLLGLACAEVVESLRVISKAVAMLGKRCDDTSLRNFDNLFDEFANTGRDPHSWVLSSKEMEAKQKKIDRYISSTASLYREMDELTEIEHVFKKVLQCSDHESLIKEKKISDIQQKLFWLKQEVKHLKESSLWNKSFDSITSMLARSTFTCLARIKLVFGIGTQGIHPSMNNDSSLPRSSSVSATVYPSSPTFAGEVDVDVVDDEKEEEMKLGFFEANSKLLKAPPSTLGAAALALHYSNLIIVIEKMIRSPQLVGIDARDDLYGMLPTSIRVSLRDRLKGVGFSASDPSLATEWRDALGRILSWLSPLAHNMIKWQSERSFEQQNLIHKNNVLLLQTLFFANQAKAEAAITELLVGLNYIWRFEREMNAKALFQQCANNVNNNGFLNNYQKSSC; this is encoded by the coding sequence ATGGCACAAACATGGTTAATTAAGGTGAAAGCTAAACTATCGAACCGTATAGATGCAGCTAAGACAAATACATCGCCGACAAATGGCGGAAATAATAAGATGATGACAATGATGCTGGCAAGGAAGAAATCTCATCATATTGGTGTCTTAGCATTTGAAATTGCGAGCTTAATGTCTAAGCTTCTTCAACTCTGGCAATCTCTTTCTGATAAGAATATATATCGGCTTCGACATGATTCTATTTCTATCGAAGGCGTCCGCAAAATCGTCTCCAACGATGAAGCATTTCTTCTTGGTTTAGCTTGCGCTGAAGTTGTAGAGAGCCTAAGAGTTATATCTAAGGCAGTGGCCATGCTTGGTAAAAGATGCGATGATACGAGTCTTCGGAATTTCGATAATTTATTCGATGAATTTGCGAATACGGGCCGAGATCCTCATTCTTGGGTGTTAAGTTCGAAAGAAATGGAAGCGAAACAGAAGAAGATTGATCGGTATATTTCGTCAACTGCAAGTTTGTATAGAGAAATGGATGAACTTACAGAGATTGAACATGTATTTAAAAAAGTGTTACAATGTAGTGATCATGAAAGTTTGATCAAAGAGAAGAAAATTAGCGATATTCAACAAAAACTCTTTTGGTTAAAACAAGAAGTAAAACATCTCAAAGAAAGTTCATTATGGAACAAAAGTTTTGATTCTATTACTAGTATGCTAGCAAGATCAACTTTCACTTGTTTAGCAAGAATCAAACTTGTTTTCGGTATCGGTACTCAAGGGATTCATCCGTCTATGAACAACGATTCATCATTACCAAGAAGTTCATCCGTATCGGCTACCGTCTATCCTTCTAGTCCTACGTTCGCCGGTGAAGTAGACGTTGACGTTGTTGATgatgagaaagaagaagagatgaagcTAGGATTTTTCGAAGCAAATTCGAAACTGTTGAAAGCTCCACCGAGTACGTTAGGAGCTGCAGCATTAGCTTTACACTACTCAAATTTGATTATAGTCATAGAGAAAATGATTAGATCACCTCAGTTAGTCGGTattgatgcaagagatgatttatACGGGATGTTACCAAcaagtattagggtttcattaaGGGATAGATTGAAAGGAGTTGGATTTTCGGCAAGTGATCCGAGTCTTGCAACGGAATGGAGAGATGCGTTAGGAAGAATATTAAGTTGGTTATCGCCATTAGCTCATAATATGATTAAATGGCAAAGTGAAAGGAGCTTTGAACAACAAAATTTGATTCATAAGAATAATGTTCTTCTTTTACAAACATTATTTTTCGCGAATCAAGCGAAGGCCGAAGCTGCGATTACTGAACTTCTTGTGGGATTAAATTACATTTGGAGATTTGAAAGGGAGATGAATGCTAAAGCTTTGTTTCAGCAGTGTGCAAACAATGTCAACAATAATGGTTTCTTGAATAATTATCAGAAAAGTTCTTGTTGA
- the LOC113273711 gene encoding uncharacterized protein LOC113273711, with product MQSRIVASLKSAPISKWVVSFDPLSQQNRAIISSWVRPSCYSTSTHQTADPAVHAEDPTGDDADEAAKHEAAKENQQRGPARNGLSDLKVDPNDAIKPGKGSTRLESSGVNQPLDPLKQQKRHYGNSSSSQQMKAEGGKSSPLPPSLDEVTCVGGMDGPPWPDDHEDSVEDNKEYYKHHKPSPLAKVEVSDSRKPVTQATDGGASESMYTREGDVSFSEEQRDTAEEALLRASRIWKESAMRDDPDSPQARALRRAIEEQRGKGSHSVRY from the exons ATGCAATCAAGAATAGTTGCATCACTAAAATCAGCACCCATTTCAAAATGGGTCGTCTCGTTTGATCCTCTATCGCAACAGAATCGAGCTATAATTTCATCATGGGTTCGACCAAGTTGTTATTCTACTTCAACTCATCAGACAGCTGATCCTGCCGTTCATGCCGAAGATCCCACG GGAGATGACGCGGATGAGGCTGCAAAACATGAAGCTGCAAAAGAAAACCAGCAACGGGGGCCTGCGAGAAATGGCCTATCAGACTTGAAAGTTGATCCAAATGATGCAATTAAGCCAGGAAAAGGAAGTACGAGGTTGGAAAGTTCTGGAGTCAATCAACCATTAGACCCATTAAAACAACAAAAAAGGCATTATGGTAACAGCTCAAGTTCGCAACAAATGAAAGCCGAAGGAGGAAAATCATCACCATTACCTCCATCTCTAGATGAAGTGACTTGTGTTGGTGGTATGGATGGACCCCCATGGCCAGATGATCATGAAGATAGCGTGGAAGACAACAAAGAGTACTACAAACACCATAAACCCTCCCCTTTGGCAAAAGTAGAGGTGTCTGATAGTAGAAAACCAGTTACACAAGCTACTGATGGTGGTGCAAGTGAAAGTATGTACACTAGAGAAGGTGATGTTTCGTTTTCTGAAGAACAACGTGATACTGCTGAGGAAGCTTTGTTGAGGGCCAGTAGGATTTGGAAAGAATCTGCAATGAGAGATGATCCCGATTCTCCACAAGCTAGAGCTCTTAGAAGAGCTATAGAGGAGCAAAGAGGAAAAGGTTCGCATTCTGTCCGGTACTGA